A genomic region of Sander lucioperca isolate FBNREF2018 chromosome 6, SLUC_FBN_1.2, whole genome shotgun sequence contains the following coding sequences:
- the LOC116065534 gene encoding complement C1q-like protein 4: protein MVLVLLVAIPLLVHTTKAGGSGGGGTHYEMLGSCKMVCDTFTPPQGELTAVSPQPPDFSNRRSKQGYRGSPGLPGPPGPKGPPGEPGKPGPPGPPGPGPDGYGPSFYSPKIAFYAGLRKQHEGSEILKFDDVVTNVGNYYEPSTGKFTCPLPGIYYFTYHVLMRGGDGTSMWADLKKNGQVRASAIAQDADQNYDYASNSVILHLDVGDEVCIQLDGGKVHGGNTNKYSTFSGFLIYPD, encoded by the exons ATGGTCCTGGTCCTGCTGGTTGCCATTCCCCTATTGGTCCACACCACCAAGGCAGGAGGGTCCGGAGGAGGGGGCACACATTACGAGATGCTTGGGAGCTGCAAGATGGTGTGTGACACTTTCACCCCCCCACAGGGAGAGCTGACAGCTGTCTCACCTCAGCCCCCAGACTTCTCAAACCGCAGGAGCAAACAGGGGTACAGAGGGAGCCCTGGACTTCCTGGACCTCCAGGTCCTAAAGGGCCCCCCGGAGAGCCCGGCAAGCCTGGCCCACCTGGTCCACCAGGGCCTGGACCCGATGGCTACGGCCCATCCTTCTATAGTCCCAAAATCGCCTTCTACGCAGGCCTCCGGAAACAACACGAAGGGAGTGAAATACTGAAGTTTGATGACGTAGTGACCAATGTAGGGAACTACTACGAACCGAGCACCGGCAAGTTCACCTGCCCTCTGCCTGGCATCTACTACTTCACCTACCATGTCCTGATGAGAGGAGGTGATGGGACGAGCATGTGGGCTGACCTGAAGAAGAACGGACAG GTGAGGGCCAGTGCAATCGCTCAAGATGCAGACCAGAACTACGACTACGCCTCCAACAGTGTCATCCTACACCTGGATGTGGGGGACGAAGTGTGCATACAGCTGGATGGGGGCAAAGTTCACGGCGGAAACACCAACAAATACAGCACCTTCTCTGGCTTCCTCATCTACCCTGACTGA